The DNA region CCTCATTTATTTCTTCGCCAGTCTTTTGCTTACGAAAAATAACTCGTTCAAATCGAAAAACTTTATCTTCATCTTGAGGTTCAGGAAGGCGCGAAGCAAATCGTCTTGTTCTTGTATCTCTCCGAAATCGATCGCGTGTCTTCTTTGATAACACTAAGTCATTTAACATGGCAAGTTTGTGAAATGACGAATAAAGATTAAGGGCATTACCCCAAAAGGAACGAAATGCTTCTCTCGTCTGCTCATTAATCCAGTAATCGAATATATAGGTTTCTGTTTTATCATCGTAGGTATAGCAGGTAGCACATCGCTGGAGCTGATCAATATAAGTCTCAAGTTCATCAGTTAATTGTATGCCCTTACGTTTAGTTTTTTTCTGGCTTTTTTTCTGATGCGCCAGTTGAATGATACAACGAAATGAATGTAGATCTTGCAGTTGTGCTTCTTTTAGAAGTGCCTCCCGTTGAGAATCTTCACCTAGTAGAAGGTTGGCGACGAGAACTTCAAGATGCGTTTCATAGTCGATCAGCATCAAGCGAGTATCAGGAACAGATTGACTTCGGGTTGCTACATTCAAGGCTCTTCGCCCTACTTCATCTGCATATCCACTACGGCTTACCAGGAAGGGTAGACTGAGTGTTTCGTTATTACCTGATGTGTAACCAACAACCTTTTGAGGCAGTAAGGCATGAGTTTCAGGAGCTTTCGGATCGCAATCTATCCAATCATATTCCTCCCTTCTCTGGATTATCAGGGGTGGATGTTTCTTGTCAACAGCTTCCCGTGATATGCGGACGCGAATAGGCGGCTGTTTCTCTTCTGGGCAAATAAAATACTCAATTTCAAATTGAATATCGGGATTACCTTCAATACGCTCTTCCTCACTAATACAAGTATGAAAGACTGACTGAAATATCTCGGCTATCACTTGCAAAAACTGAGATTTTCCTGAGCCATTTGGTCCAATAATGCACAAGGGATCAAATGAAGAATAGTCATTTAATGGGCTTCGCAATCCCACATTTACATCATCCAGTAATCCACCACACGTCTCAGCCGCAATAATACAGACTCGCAAAAGCTTCATTGATACCTCCTCATAAAACGCATTGCCTTCGTTTCTGAATCAAAGATCTGGATAATGCTTGGCTCAGATTCATCAAGCAATGTAAATAATATATCTTTAATTGAATCATAATCTCCACTCATTTTTTTATTTATATCACTATACAATTCATCAAAAGAAAATGTATTGTTAGGGAGTTGATGAATGAGCTTTGTTAGCGATTGACTAGATATCTTGGTCATATTGGATTTACTGCGATTGACAACTCTCTTTGGTTTATTCGGTTGTGCTGCACGTTCGGCGCGAATGCGCTCAAGTAGCACTGAAACGGGTTCATCATCGGGATCTTGTGGCACTAACTCACCACGAAATGCTTTAGACAACAAAGTAGGTGTTAGCTGCTCGACTCGTGTAAGGGCATTTTGATAGCGAGCTTCAATGCGATCTGCATAGGCATACAGCTTTTCGATACATTGAACAATTTCCTGTTGCTCTGCGTAATCTGGAATTGTAATGGGCAAACGTTCCATCACTGATTTACCCAATGTAGGAACTCCTGCATTACTATTCATCTCTGATAGAAGCCAATCAATGCAAAATTCTTGACGAAGAAACCAAAGAAGATAAGAAGGTAATATGTTGTCAGCTTTTACTCTGATGATAAAAACTGTATGGCTGAATACATAACGAATATTTTGGGGAGGATTACGGGCAAGACCTAAACGTCCTTTTCGAGCGAAAATAATATCATCATTTAAGAAGTCATGAGCTGCTTTTCTCGCTTCGTAAAAATCATATTTTATCAATTTTGCAGATGAAGTATCCCAATCGTTTAATCCAGACATTTGCTCCGTTGCAAGAATTGGAATTGTTCCACCTTTGTAGGATGGATATCGGTGCGAAGGATTCGGATCAATTACATCGGCAAAATCAGACAGCTTTCCAACAATATTTTGATGATTATAAGCTAAATTTTCTGCATTGTTTTTAGACCAATATTGCGTAATTTTTCCTGATATTCCATCGGTAAGAATAGCCTGTCGCAATTGTTGGATAATAAACGACACACGAATCAGTCTATCGCGACACGCATCCACCCGCGCCAACAACGCATCGAGTTTATCAGCAATACGTTTTTGCTCATTGAGGGGGGAGAGATGAATTTGTACACGGTAAGCATCTTTACGATTAAGACTTGGTATTGCAGTAGCTTTATCCAACTCGCTCAAACCAAGATTTTTGAGTTGATAAAACCAATATCGTGTTGGCATACCATGAAACTGATCCACATAGTAAGTAGTATCAATCGGGAAACAAGCTCCAGGCGAAAAATGCACTTCTCCAACACTTCCCTTTCTACCGATGATTAGCGTTTCCCCATCAGTTAAGGGTTCATCGTGATAACCAACGATCCCATTTGAGCCATAAACAGGAAAACCAGCACCACTTCTGGCACGCTCAGGTAGCGACTTTCCGTAATTAAAACGTAGAAGATCACCTAAAGTTACCCCAATCCAAGATAGTGGATGCTCACTCATGCCTCAACCTCCCAATCTTCAACTTGCAACCCATCCACACGCTCAAACTCTCTTATATTATGTGTCACTAACGTTTTCTTCAATAGGAACCGACTCTAGCCTCTGCTTTTCGTTTAAATTTCTGCCTTTTAGATAAATGATGCAGAGGTTTGTATCAAGAAAATATTTCATTCTAGGGGTTCGCCTTCAGCTTGTTCATTTTGAGGATGTCTAATAAATGAGTCATCCTGGATACATCCGTAAAACCGTGAAACAGAGGCAGCTTCAACCCCT from Coleofasciculus chthonoplastes PCC 7420 includes:
- a CDS encoding restriction system-associated AAA family ATPase, with the protein product MKLLRVCIIAAETCGGLLDDVNVGLRSPLNDYSSFDPLCIIGPNGSGKSQFLQVIAEIFQSVFHTCISEEERIEGNPDIQFEIEYFICPEEKQPPIRVRISREAVDKKHPPLIIQRREEYDWIDCDPKAPETHALLPQKVVGYTSGNNETLSLPFLVSRSGYADEVGRRALNVATRSQSVPDTRLMLIDYETHLEVLVANLLLGEDSQREALLKEAQLQDLHSFRCIIQLAHQKKSQKKTKRKGIQLTDELETYIDQLQRCATCYTYDDKTETYIFDYWINEQTREAFRSFWGNALNLYSSFHKLAMLNDLVLSKKTRDRFRRDTRTRRFASRLPEPQDEDKVFRFERVIFRKQKTGEEINEEEVDYVSLSDGEHQLCQLLGMFCMLSSPNILFLLDEPESHFNPQWRVKFISRIFDLPTKDGERRKPSRAARQDCLLTTHAPFIPSDMQREKVFIFSKNEHDKIQIENPDVETFGSTFDTIIEECFRIRPPISQRSRDKIEKLMRSDHPEEIQAGIQELGDSVEKAFLVDHLRQVRNRDGV
- a CDS encoding restriction endonuclease subunit S, whose protein sequence is MSEHPLSWIGVTLGDLLRFNYGKSLPERARSGAGFPVYGSNGIVGYHDEPLTDGETLIIGRKGSVGEVHFSPGACFPIDTTYYVDQFHGMPTRYWFYQLKNLGLSELDKATAIPSLNRKDAYRVQIHLSPLNEQKRIADKLDALLARVDACRDRLIRVSFIIQQLRQAILTDGISGKITQYWSKNNAENLAYNHQNIVGKLSDFADVIDPNPSHRYPSYKGGTIPILATEQMSGLNDWDTSSAKLIKYDFYEARKAAHDFLNDDIIFARKGRLGLARNPPQNIRYVFSHTVFIIRVKADNILPSYLLWFLRQEFCIDWLLSEMNSNAGVPTLGKSVMERLPITIPDYAEQQEIVQCIEKLYAYADRIEARYQNALTRVEQLTPTLLSKAFRGELVPQDPDDEPVSVLLERIRAERAAQPNKPKRVVNRSKSNMTKISSQSLTKLIHQLPNNTFSFDELYSDINKKMSGDYDSIKDILFTLLDESEPSIIQIFDSETKAMRFMRRYQ